CGACGAGGGGAAGACGGGATGAGATGCCCCACTACAGCCCAGGCACCAAAGCCACTGTGGAGACGCTGCAGCGTAGGCGTCATTGTGTCACTATGCTCAACTTCAGGTGGCAATTGTCCATATTTTTCCCATGGATACTGGCATGGCCGTCAAAAATGATGGGAAATCGCAAATGGAGCCTGTGATGTGCTGCCACCGTAGGTTGCAGTCGTGGTTATATGGCATGCCATGAGAAGAGGAATACCGCTACCAGCCCAGCCAAGTCAAAATAGCTGCAATGCGACGcctaaaaaaaagtcaatgaatCCGATGCAGAGGAACAATCCCAACTCGTGATTCCCTCCGTTACCCGCGCATCACTGCTGCTCGACAACATTTGCCCTGACAATTTTGAGCTCCGTGACCGGCCGATCCGACTTATCCGTCTGGACCCTGCCCATCCTCTCCACGACGCCCATGCCGCCCGAGACCCTGCCAAAGATGGTGTGCTTGCCGTCCAGCCAAGGCGTGGGCGCCAGCGTGATGAAGAACTGACTGCCGTTGGTGTTGGGCCCGGCGTTGGCCATGGACAGGATCCCCGCGCCCGTGTGCTTGAGGTCCTGCCGGATCTCGTCCTCGAACTTGTCGCCATAAATAGAAGAGCCGCCCCGGCCCGTGCCAGTCGGGTCGC
Above is a genomic segment from Pyricularia oryzae 70-15 chromosome 7, whole genome shotgun sequence containing:
- a CDS encoding peptidyl-prolyl cis-trans isomerase-like 1 → MATNVSIETSMGTIVVELYESHAPKTCKNFSTLASRGYYDGTVFHRVISDFMIQGGDPTGTGRGGSSIYGDKFEDEIRQDLKHTGAGILSMANAGPNTNGSQFFITLAPTPWLDGKHTIFGRVSGGMGVVERMGRVQTDKSDRPVTELKIVRANVVEQQ